One Sinorhizobium mexicanum genomic region harbors:
- a CDS encoding GNAT family N-acetyltransferase has translation MTQTIRHATRAELDTIIDWAAREGWNPGLEDANAFWAADPDGYWVSTEEDTLAAAISLARYGTDYAFLGFYVAHPAYRGRGIGLALWKRAIAEAGERIIGLDGVVAQQENYRKSGFVRSHANIRYGGVVDVKEPPGTNLIDAAPVHAPALIEYDRGFNPASRGAFLREWTKQLKTRRSVLLLRDGTITGYGTLRACREGFKIGPLFADTETSADLIFRKLAAGAKAGQIYLDIPEPNASAKALCERYNMKPVFETARMYRGPAPELPLGRIYGITTFELG, from the coding sequence ATGACACAAACCATTCGCCATGCGACGCGCGCGGAACTCGACACGATTATCGACTGGGCTGCGCGAGAGGGATGGAACCCCGGTCTGGAGGACGCCAACGCGTTCTGGGCGGCCGACCCTGACGGCTATTGGGTCTCGACCGAGGAAGACACGCTTGCTGCGGCGATCTCTCTCGCGCGCTATGGCACCGATTACGCGTTTCTTGGCTTTTACGTCGCTCATCCTGCGTATCGCGGCAGGGGCATCGGCCTGGCTCTGTGGAAGCGGGCGATCGCGGAGGCGGGCGAGCGGATCATTGGGCTTGACGGTGTGGTGGCGCAGCAGGAGAACTATCGAAAATCGGGCTTTGTCCGGTCTCACGCGAATATTCGCTATGGTGGCGTTGTCGATGTGAAGGAGCCGCCGGGCACGAACCTGATCGATGCAGCACCGGTCCATGCGCCTGCCTTGATCGAGTATGACCGCGGCTTCAACCCCGCGAGCCGCGGCGCTTTTCTGCGCGAGTGGACAAAGCAGTTGAAGACGCGCCGAAGCGTCTTGCTGCTGCGCGATGGGACGATCACCGGTTACGGAACGCTGCGGGCCTGCCGGGAAGGGTTCAAGATCGGCCCGCTCTTCGCCGACACGGAGACTAGTGCTGATCTCATTTTTCGCAAGCTTGCTGCCGGTGCCAAAGCCGGTCAGATCTATCTCGACATCCCCGAGCCGAATGCGTCCGCGAAAGCACTTTGCGAACGCTACAACATGAAGCCGGTTTTTGAGACCGCCCGTATGTACCGC
- a CDS encoding Gfo/Idh/MocA family protein: MTPIQIAIVGVGKIVRDQHLPAISKNADYRLIAAASRHGTVDGIDNFKSIEAMLEAVPAIDAVSLCMPPQYRYEAAHLALQAGKHVFLEKPPGATLSEVADLEALAAAKGVSLFASWHSRYAPAVEAAKAFLASTAIRNVKVIWKEDVRHWHPHQEWIWAAGGLGVFDPGINALSIVTHILPRPIFITSATLEFPENRDAPIAATIAFSDAGKLSVSAEFDWRQTGKQSWDIVAETDAGEMVLSEGGAKLAVDGKLVHEEPEQEYPMLYRRFAELIKAGKSDVDLAPLRHVADAFMLGRRKFVDVFYD; the protein is encoded by the coding sequence ATGACCCCCATTCAAATCGCGATTGTTGGCGTCGGCAAGATCGTGCGCGACCAGCACCTGCCGGCCATTTCAAAGAACGCCGACTACCGGCTGATCGCCGCGGCAAGCCGCCACGGAACGGTCGACGGCATAGACAATTTCAAGTCGATCGAGGCCATGCTGGAGGCCGTGCCGGCTATCGACGCCGTGTCGCTCTGCATGCCGCCGCAATACCGCTATGAGGCGGCACACCTAGCGCTCCAGGCCGGCAAGCACGTCTTCCTCGAGAAGCCCCCGGGCGCGACCTTGAGCGAGGTTGCCGATCTCGAAGCGCTCGCGGCGGCGAAGGGCGTTTCGCTCTTTGCAAGCTGGCATTCGCGCTACGCGCCGGCGGTCGAAGCAGCCAAGGCCTTTCTGGCCTCGACCGCGATCCGCAACGTCAAGGTCATCTGGAAGGAAGATGTCCGCCACTGGCACCCGCATCAGGAATGGATCTGGGCAGCCGGCGGGCTTGGCGTGTTCGACCCCGGCATCAATGCGCTCTCGATCGTCACCCACATCCTGCCCCGCCCGATCTTCATCACGTCGGCGACGCTCGAGTTTCCGGAAAACCGCGACGCGCCGATCGCTGCGACGATCGCTTTCAGCGATGCGGGCAAGCTCAGCGTTTCGGCCGAATTCGACTGGCGCCAGACCGGCAAGCAGAGCTGGGACATCGTCGCGGAGACCGATGCCGGCGAGATGGTTCTCTCCGAAGGTGGCGCCAAACTGGCCGTCGACGGCAAGCTCGTGCACGAGGAACCGGAACAGGAATATCCTATGCTTTACCGGCGCTTTGCCGAACTCATCAAGGCCGGCAAATCCGATGTCGATCTAGCACCTCTGCGTCATGTCGCCGACGCCTTCATGCTCGGCCGCCGCAAGTTCGTCGACGTCTTCTACGACTGA
- a CDS encoding DNA polymerase III subunit chi, whose amino-acid sequence MTEILFYHLTESKLEDALPPLLDKSVERGWRVVVQTVDAERRDVLDTHLWVYRDDSFLPHGTDAGDFAADQPILIVANESNDNAATVRFLVDGAEPPPVSDYERVVFMFDGYDQQQLEAARAQWKRLKGEGNNLTYWQQNRDGRWEKKA is encoded by the coding sequence ATGACCGAGATCCTTTTCTACCACCTGACGGAATCGAAACTCGAGGATGCGCTGCCGCCGCTGCTCGACAAGAGTGTCGAGCGCGGCTGGCGGGTCGTCGTACAAACCGTCGATGCGGAGCGTCGTGACGTGCTGGACACGCACCTTTGGGTCTATCGCGACGACAGCTTTCTGCCGCATGGTACCGATGCCGGCGATTTTGCGGCAGACCAGCCGATCCTGATCGTTGCAAATGAAAGCAACGACAACGCCGCGACGGTCCGGTTCCTTGTGGATGGCGCGGAGCCGCCGCCCGTCTCGGATTACGAGCGCGTGGTCTTCATGTTCGACGGCTATGACCAGCAGCAGCTCGAGGCGGCACGCGCCCAATGGAAACGGCTGAAAGGGGAGGGGAACAACCTCACATACTGGCAGCAGAACAGGGACGGGCGCTGGGAAAAGAAGGCGTAG
- a CDS encoding leucyl aminopeptidase, producing MPMKFEFAFSKSHRPAGGVAVLLQVAGAKEAAGAAVADPEGVLPKAAKVGKFTGKALKTLDIVAPHGSSADRILLLGLGDASALTSHDWLKAGGAAAAKLRSAEKVTVFLDAPGVDVTGKAAADFALGMEMNAYSFDSYKTKKSDDEPKSQQKPVKVTIVTGTVIAAKKAFSVAQAVGEGVFLARDLVNEPANVLGPVEFAAKAKELEKLGVEVEILTEREMKKLGMGALLGVAQGSSRPPRLVVMQWKGGKAKEKPLAFVGKGVVFDTGGISIKPASGMEEMKGDMGGAAAVTGLMHVLAARQANVNAVGIIGLVENMPDGSAQRPGDIVTSMSGQTIEVINTDAEGRLVLCDALWYCNDRFKPQAMIDLATLTGAIMVALSSHYAGLFSNDDRLAERLLAAGIATQERLWRMPLGKEFDKMIDSKFADMKNTGGRHGGSVTAAQFLKRFVKDTPWAHLDIAGTAMGSPTDEINQSWGSGFGVRLLDELVRTSYEA from the coding sequence ATGCCGATGAAATTCGAATTCGCTTTCAGTAAGTCCCACCGCCCCGCTGGCGGCGTCGCCGTCCTGCTTCAGGTCGCCGGTGCCAAGGAAGCGGCCGGTGCGGCGGTCGCCGATCCGGAAGGCGTTTTGCCGAAAGCGGCCAAGGTCGGCAAATTCACGGGCAAGGCCCTCAAGACCCTCGACATTGTCGCTCCTCACGGATCGTCGGCCGATCGGATTCTCCTTCTCGGGCTCGGCGACGCGTCCGCGCTGACGAGTCATGACTGGCTGAAGGCCGGCGGCGCGGCTGCCGCGAAGCTGCGTTCCGCTGAAAAGGTCACGGTCTTTCTCGATGCTCCGGGTGTCGATGTCACAGGCAAGGCGGCGGCTGACTTCGCGCTCGGCATGGAGATGAACGCCTATTCCTTCGACAGCTACAAGACCAAAAAATCCGACGACGAGCCAAAGTCTCAGCAAAAACCGGTGAAGGTCACGATCGTCACTGGCACGGTGATCGCCGCCAAGAAGGCGTTTTCCGTCGCTCAGGCGGTTGGAGAAGGTGTCTTTCTAGCGCGCGATCTCGTCAACGAGCCGGCGAACGTGCTCGGGCCGGTGGAATTCGCCGCCAAGGCGAAGGAACTGGAAAAGCTTGGCGTAGAAGTGGAAATCCTCACTGAGCGAGAGATGAAGAAACTAGGAATGGGAGCATTGCTCGGCGTTGCCCAGGGCTCCTCGCGGCCGCCGCGCCTTGTCGTCATGCAGTGGAAAGGCGGAAAGGCGAAAGAAAAGCCTCTCGCCTTTGTCGGCAAGGGTGTCGTCTTCGACACGGGCGGCATCTCGATCAAGCCCGCATCCGGCATGGAGGAAATGAAGGGTGACATGGGCGGCGCCGCTGCGGTCACCGGCCTTATGCATGTGCTCGCCGCGCGGCAGGCAAACGTCAACGCGGTCGGCATCATCGGGCTCGTCGAAAACATGCCGGACGGCAGCGCCCAGAGGCCGGGTGACATCGTCACTTCTATGTCCGGCCAGACGATCGAGGTTATCAATACGGATGCCGAGGGCAGGCTCGTCCTGTGTGATGCGCTCTGGTACTGCAATGATCGCTTCAAGCCGCAGGCGATGATCGATCTCGCGACGCTCACCGGCGCCATCATGGTGGCGCTGAGCAGCCACTATGCCGGTCTGTTTTCGAACGATGATCGTCTGGCCGAACGGTTGCTCGCGGCCGGCATCGCGACGCAGGAACGCCTCTGGCGGATGCCGCTCGGCAAAGAATTCGACAAGATGATCGACAGCAAGTTCGCCGACATGAAGAACACCGGCGGTCGCCACGGCGGCTCGGTGACGGCTGCCCAGTTCCTGAAGCGCTTCGTCAAGGATACGCCTTGGGCGCATCTCGACATCGCCGGAACGGCGATGGGCTCGCCGACCGACGAGATCAACCAATCCTGGGGATCCGGTTTCGGTGTGCGCCTTCTCGACGAGTTGGTCCGCACGAGCTACGAAGCCTGA